The Methyloferula stellata AR4 genome includes a window with the following:
- the ftsZ gene encoding cell division protein FtsZ, with translation MTINLKAPELRELKPRIMVCGVGGAGGNAVNNMIVSGLIGVDFIVANTDAQALASSKAERIIQMGLQVTEGLGAGSQPEVGRSAAEEAIDEIRDHLAGAHMVFVTAGMGGGTGTGAAPVIARVAREMGVLTVGVVTKPFQFEGARRMRIADSGISELQKSVDTLIVIPNQNLFRIANEKTTFADAFAMADQVLYSGVACITDLMVKEGLINLDFADVRAIMREMGKAMMGTGEASGDKRAILAAEAAIANPLLDEVSMRGARGLLISITGGNDLTLYEVDEAASRIRQEVDEDANIILGATFDENLDGIVRVSVVATGIDKPADMRELNAAETRIAEAATRLRAQTAMRQAEPVQARVQPVAQDLYEEEELDLEQAPPPPQHQAPVQRPVISQGVQVQQVKPQPHPYATPVAASQPAEDYKPQQAFIPPAAESPALRPHRMPQIDDLPMPAQNQLRAQRGELPPESHPDVKRRTLLERLASFGMSRQEDVIPPGAYERPQPQMAPAAPLQAQAAQPHRGQPNAIHAEYAKRPAAPAPRAAQPQLPLDQHGRVAPQPRTAEEDHLEIPAFLRRQSS, from the coding sequence ATGACGATCAATCTCAAAGCTCCGGAATTGCGGGAGCTCAAACCAAGGATCATGGTGTGCGGCGTCGGTGGAGCGGGTGGCAACGCGGTCAATAACATGATCGTCTCGGGTCTGATCGGCGTCGATTTCATCGTCGCCAATACGGACGCCCAAGCTCTGGCCTCATCCAAAGCCGAGCGCATCATTCAGATGGGATTGCAGGTCACCGAAGGCTTGGGCGCGGGCTCGCAGCCCGAGGTCGGCCGGTCGGCGGCCGAGGAAGCGATCGACGAAATCCGCGATCATCTCGCAGGCGCCCATATGGTTTTCGTGACCGCAGGCATGGGCGGCGGCACCGGTACGGGTGCCGCGCCCGTGATTGCCCGCGTCGCCCGCGAAATGGGTGTGCTGACGGTCGGTGTGGTGACGAAGCCCTTCCAGTTCGAAGGGGCGCGGCGGATGCGCATCGCCGACTCCGGCATCAGCGAATTGCAGAAATCCGTCGATACGCTGATCGTCATCCCGAACCAGAATCTGTTCCGCATCGCCAATGAGAAGACCACCTTCGCCGACGCCTTCGCGATGGCCGACCAGGTGCTCTATTCGGGCGTCGCCTGCATCACCGACCTCATGGTCAAGGAAGGTCTGATCAACCTCGATTTCGCCGACGTCCGCGCGATCATGCGCGAGATGGGCAAGGCGATGATGGGAACCGGTGAGGCCTCCGGCGACAAGCGCGCCATCCTTGCCGCGGAGGCCGCGATCGCAAATCCGCTTCTCGACGAAGTCTCGATGCGCGGCGCACGCGGCCTGCTGATCTCGATCACCGGCGGCAATGATCTCACGCTCTACGAGGTCGATGAAGCCGCGAGCCGCATCCGCCAGGAAGTCGATGAGGACGCCAACATCATCCTCGGCGCGACCTTCGATGAAAATCTCGACGGCATCGTCCGGGTGTCGGTCGTTGCGACCGGCATCGATAAGCCGGCCGATATGCGCGAGCTCAATGCCGCCGAAACCCGCATCGCCGAAGCCGCGACCCGTCTGCGGGCGCAAACCGCGATGCGGCAGGCAGAGCCGGTGCAGGCCCGCGTGCAACCCGTGGCGCAAGATCTTTACGAGGAGGAAGAGCTCGATCTGGAACAGGCCCCGCCGCCGCCCCAGCATCAAGCGCCGGTCCAGCGGCCGGTTATCTCGCAAGGCGTGCAAGTCCAGCAGGTCAAGCCGCAGCCGCATCCATATGCTACTCCGGTGGCCGCATCTCAGCCGGCCGAAGACTATAAGCCGCAGCAGGCTTTCATTCCGCCCGCGGCGGAATCGCCCGCGTTGCGGCCGCATCGCATGCCGCAGATCGACGATCTTCCCATGCCCGCGCAAAATCAGCTCCGCGCTCAACGCGGCGAACTGCCGCCCGAATCGCATCCAGACGTCAAGCGCCGGACTTTGCTCGAACGCCTTGCCTCGTTCGGGATGAGCCGGCAAGAGGACGTGATCCCACCGGGAGCTTATGAGCGTCCGCAGCCTCAGATGGCGCCCGCCGCGCCGCTGCAGGCACAGGCCGCTCAACCGCACCGCGGCCAGCCCAATGCGATCCATGCCGAATATGCTAAGCGTCCTGCGGCGCCCGCACCGCGCGCGGCGCAGCCGCAATTGCCGCTCGACCAGCATGGGCGTGTCGCACCGCAGCCGCGTACGGCTGAGGAGGATCATCTCGAAATCCCGGCCTTTTTGCGCCGGCAATCGAGCTGA
- a CDS encoding cell division protein FtsQ/DivIB, whose product MMLTLILLAGAGLYGAIRGGEYQVFVDAYGNPLDLAAKTLGFGIKAVTIAGQRELGEPEILAAAGIGPRNSLVFLDVAEIRARLKRVPLIKEASVAKLYPDRLLIEIEEREPYALWQRNGQVQIIAADGMPIDSMHDARFAGLPFVAGDGANEKLGDYIAILAALGDLRGRIRAGMFVSQRRWSLKAWNGVEILLPEKDPLAAAAVLAGLQRDFHVLDKDILSLDLRQSGRVVARLSEEAAGVRAALLAHKAKPKGGQT is encoded by the coding sequence ATGATGCTGACTTTGATTCTCTTGGCCGGAGCGGGTCTCTACGGCGCGATCAGGGGCGGCGAATATCAGGTTTTCGTCGATGCTTACGGAAACCCCTTGGATCTCGCGGCCAAAACGCTCGGATTTGGCATCAAAGCCGTCACCATTGCGGGCCAACGGGAATTGGGCGAGCCTGAAATCCTCGCAGCCGCCGGTATAGGTCCCCGCAATTCGCTGGTTTTTCTCGATGTCGCGGAAATCCGCGCGCGGCTGAAACGCGTGCCCCTCATCAAGGAGGCAAGCGTCGCGAAACTTTACCCCGATCGTCTCCTGATCGAGATCGAAGAGCGCGAACCCTATGCGCTTTGGCAGCGAAACGGCCAGGTCCAGATCATAGCCGCCGACGGCATGCCGATCGATTCGATGCATGACGCGCGCTTCGCGGGCCTTCCATTTGTCGCCGGCGACGGTGCCAATGAAAAGCTCGGCGATTATATCGCCATCCTCGCTGCGCTCGGCGATTTGCGCGGCCGCATCCGCGCCGGAATGTTCGTGTCGCAACGGCGCTGGAGCCTGAAGGCGTGGAACGGCGTCGAGATCCTGCTGCCTGAGAAAGATCCTCTCGCGGCGGCCGCGGTGCTTGCCGGCCTGCAGCGCGATTTTCATGTGCTTGACAAGGATATTCTGTCGCTCGATCTGCGCCAGTCTGGACGCGTCGTCGCGCGCCTTTCGGAAGAAGCGGCGGGTGTGCGCGCGGCGCTGCTCGCCCATAAGGCGAAGCCGAAAGGTGGTCAGACATGA
- a CDS encoding D-alanine--D-alanine ligase: protein MAKHIAVLMGGFSAEREVSLRSGEACAKALEAEGFAVTRVDVDRQIAETLVKLKPDVAFNALHGRFGEDGIIQGVLEMLQIPYTHSGVLASALAMQKDRARDVLKAAGIPVAKGVTVDRATAAKAHVLPPPYVVKPLNEGSSFGVLIVKEDQAYPPQELTRSDWAYGDSLLVEVFVAGRELTCGVIGDRAMDVIDIRAADGGWYDYNAKYSKGGSIHVLPAILKENVYQNVQELALMAHRALGCRGVSRADFRYDDRPGGTGELIVLEVNTQPGMTETSLVPEMAAYAGLSFGELVRWMVEDASCNR from the coding sequence ATGGCCAAACATATTGCCGTTCTGATGGGCGGTTTTTCAGCCGAGCGCGAGGTTTCGCTTCGCTCTGGAGAGGCCTGCGCCAAAGCGCTCGAAGCGGAGGGCTTCGCGGTCACGCGCGTCGATGTCGACCGCCAGATCGCCGAGACGCTGGTCAAATTGAAGCCGGATGTCGCCTTCAATGCCTTGCACGGCCGTTTCGGCGAAGACGGCATCATCCAAGGCGTTCTGGAGATGTTGCAGATCCCCTATACGCATTCGGGCGTACTGGCCTCGGCGCTCGCCATGCAGAAGGATCGCGCCAGGGACGTGTTGAAAGCCGCCGGTATTCCGGTGGCGAAAGGTGTCACGGTCGATCGCGCGACGGCCGCCAAGGCGCATGTCCTGCCGCCGCCCTATGTGGTGAAGCCGCTCAACGAGGGGTCTTCCTTCGGTGTGCTCATCGTCAAAGAGGATCAGGCATATCCGCCACAGGAATTAACGCGCAGCGACTGGGCCTATGGCGACAGCCTGCTGGTCGAGGTTTTCGTCGCCGGCCGCGAGCTGACCTGCGGCGTCATCGGCGACAGGGCCATGGATGTCATCGATATCCGCGCCGCGGACGGCGGGTGGTATGATTACAACGCAAAATATTCAAAAGGCGGATCAATTCACGTCCTGCCGGCAATTCTTAAAGAAAATGTTTACCAAAATGTCCAAGAGTTGGCCCTCATGGCGCACAGGGCGCTCGGCTGTCGCGGCGTGAGCCGCGCTGATTTCCGATACGATGACCGCCCCGGAGGTACGGGCGAGCTCATCGTGTTGGAAGTCAATACCCAGCCAGGTATGACCGAGACTTCCCTCGTGCCGGAAATGGCGGCCTATGCCGGGCTTTCTTTCGGTGAGCTGGTACGATGGATGGTGGAAGACGCCTCCTGCAATCGGTGA
- the ftsA gene encoding cell division protein FtsA, with protein sequence MSARTTPPRLRPLSARRSAFLSVLDVGTSKIVCLIARLDPIAASEMLRGRTHSCRILGIGHQRSLGIKAGAVVDLEEAEKAIRLAVDAAERMAGVQVESVIVTAAGCRLASHLYDAKVAIGGRAVTEGDVHRVLEACASHAAPRGRIVLHSVPTNFALGEIQNIRDPKGMVGDDLVAALNVVSCDSAAVRNLMLAVERCHLSVEAMVAAPYAAGLSTLVDDEAELGTALVDIGCGTTSVGVFSGGHLAHVDAFSMGGNHITMDIARGLNIRLADAERLKTLYGSCLPSASDERESIGIMPVGEDPDRPVYVPKSQLVRIIRPRVEEMLEFARDRLKQSGFSSLAGHGLILTGGASQLPGLAEEAKRIIGKQARIGRPLGIKGLPESAKSPSFSAAIGLLIYPQMAKAERFRLGRAAPPQAATGTHGYVARVGHWLKTSF encoded by the coding sequence ATGAGCGCGCGGACAACACCCCCGCGTCTGCGTCCGCTTTCGGCACGCCGCAGCGCCTTCCTTTCGGTGCTCGACGTCGGGACCTCGAAGATCGTCTGCCTGATCGCGCGGCTCGATCCGATCGCGGCGTCCGAAATGTTGCGCGGCCGGACTCATAGCTGCCGTATCCTCGGCATCGGTCATCAGCGCTCGCTCGGCATCAAGGCCGGCGCCGTTGTCGATCTCGAAGAGGCCGAAAAAGCCATAAGGCTCGCCGTGGATGCGGCGGAGCGCATGGCCGGCGTTCAGGTCGAGAGCGTCATCGTGACGGCGGCGGGCTGCCGCCTCGCCTCTCACCTTTACGATGCCAAAGTGGCGATCGGCGGCCGCGCCGTCACAGAAGGCGACGTGCATCGCGTGCTTGAGGCCTGCGCCTCGCATGCCGCACCGCGCGGACGCATCGTCCTGCATTCCGTGCCGACCAATTTCGCGCTGGGGGAAATCCAGAATATTCGCGACCCCAAGGGCATGGTGGGTGACGACCTCGTGGCGGCCTTGAACGTGGTGAGCTGCGATTCGGCGGCTGTCCGCAATCTCATGCTCGCGGTCGAACGCTGCCATCTTTCGGTCGAAGCCATGGTGGCTGCACCCTATGCCGCCGGCCTTTCGACTCTCGTCGACGATGAAGCCGAACTTGGCACCGCGCTTGTCGATATCGGCTGCGGCACGACGTCGGTTGGCGTTTTCTCCGGCGGTCATCTCGCCCATGTCGATGCCTTCTCCATGGGCGGCAATCACATCACGATGGATATTGCGCGCGGCCTCAACATCAGGCTTGCCGATGCCGAGCGCCTCAAGACGCTTTATGGCTCGTGCCTGCCGTCGGCCTCCGACGAGCGCGAGTCGATCGGGATCATGCCGGTCGGCGAAGATCCCGATCGTCCCGTCTATGTTCCGAAATCGCAACTCGTGCGGATTATCCGCCCGCGCGTCGAGGAAATGCTGGAATTCGCGCGCGACCGTCTGAAACAGTCGGGTTTTTCGAGTCTTGCCGGGCATGGGCTGATCCTGACCGGCGGCGCGAGCCAACTTCCAGGTCTCGCCGAAGAGGCGAAACGCATCATCGGTAAACAGGCGCGAATTGGCCGGCCGCTCGGAATCAAGGGCCTGCCGGAATCGGCGAAGAGCCCGTCTTTCTCGGCCGCCATCGGCCTTCTGATCTATCCGCAAATGGCCAAGGCCGAACGGTTCCGCTTGGGCCGTGCGGCTCCGCCACAGGCAGCAACGGGAACACATGGCTACGTCGCGCGCGTCGGCCATTGGTTAAAAACGAGTTTTTAA